In a genomic window of Aggregatimonas sangjinii:
- a CDS encoding 2-hydroxyacid dehydrogenase yields the protein MKVLHLDSNHPLIIEQFSELGFENDEDYTSSKQEIEQRIAAYDGLIIRSRFALDAEFLQKATNLKFIGRLGAGLENIDTDYAKANDIFLAAAPEGNRNAVGEHALGMLLSLFNNLNKADREVRSGTWDREGNRGVELEGKTVGIIGYGNMGKAFAKKLQGFDVDEVICYDIEGGVEDDNARQVGIMEFHQHTEVLSLHVPQTPATIGMVDTAFIEKFHNPIWLLNTARGKCVVTEDLVAGLKSGKVLGACLDVLEYEKTSFEHMFSDGKLPEAFEYLIKSENVLLSPHVAGWTVESKIKLAQTVVDKIKKEFC from the coding sequence ATGAAGGTACTGCACTTAGATAGCAATCACCCACTTATTATCGAACAGTTCTCGGAACTGGGTTTCGAAAACGATGAGGACTATACCTCCTCCAAACAGGAAATCGAACAAAGAATAGCCGCTTATGATGGTTTGATCATCCGCAGCCGTTTTGCTTTGGATGCCGAGTTTTTACAAAAAGCGACCAACCTTAAATTTATCGGTCGCCTAGGTGCAGGCCTGGAAAATATTGATACCGACTATGCCAAGGCGAACGATATTTTTCTAGCTGCGGCCCCCGAGGGCAATCGCAATGCCGTAGGGGAACATGCTTTGGGCATGCTCCTATCGCTTTTCAACAATCTGAACAAGGCCGATAGGGAGGTGCGTTCGGGAACATGGGATCGAGAAGGCAATCGCGGGGTAGAGCTCGAAGGCAAGACCGTTGGGATTATTGGTTATGGCAATATGGGCAAGGCATTTGCCAAAAAACTACAAGGTTTCGATGTTGACGAAGTCATTTGTTACGATATCGAAGGTGGTGTCGAAGACGATAATGCACGCCAGGTGGGTATTATGGAGTTTCACCAACACACCGAAGTGCTCAGCCTGCATGTACCCCAAACACCCGCTACGATCGGTATGGTCGATACCGCTTTCATCGAAAAGTTCCATAATCCGATATGGCTATTGAATACTGCCCGCGGCAAATGCGTAGTTACCGAAGATTTGGTTGCCGGGCTAAAATCGGGAAAAGTTCTAGGGGCCTGTCTCGATGTGCTCGAATATGAGAAAACGTCTTTTGAGCACATGTTCTCGGATGGTAAATTGCCCGAAGCCTTTGAATATCTCATCAAATCGGAAAATGTCCTATTGAGTCCGCATGTAGCGGGTTGGACTGTAGAAAGCAAAATCAAGCTGGCACAAACGGTAGTCGATAAAATCAAGAAAGAATTTTGTTAA
- a CDS encoding response regulator transcription factor — MKRTVFIFSALIVALLCLFQLSQYAYVSGDISVEFGIAVIAVVFFLIGSYLSKSSVSKRPPLDSKVEKNGGAAPGLTEREYEVLQEIALGLSNKEIGAKMFLSESTIKTHVSNLFIKLDAKRRTQAIRKAKEMQII; from the coding sequence GTGAAACGGACGGTTTTTATCTTCTCGGCATTGATCGTAGCACTGCTTTGTCTTTTCCAGCTAAGTCAATATGCCTATGTTTCCGGCGATATTTCGGTTGAATTCGGTATCGCCGTCATTGCCGTGGTCTTCTTTCTCATCGGTAGCTATCTCAGCAAAAGTAGTGTTTCCAAGAGACCTCCCCTGGATAGCAAAGTGGAGAAAAACGGCGGGGCTGCTCCCGGTCTGACCGAAAGGGAATATGAGGTGCTTCAAGAAATCGCACTGGGCCTGTCGAATAAGGAAATAGGGGCTAAAATGTTTTTGTCGGAGAGTACGATCAAAACCCACGTTTCCAACCTCTTCATCAAACTCGACGCCAAACGAAGAACCCAAGCCATTCGAAAAGCCAAGGAAATGCAGATTATCTGA
- a CDS encoding DUF4199 domain-containing protein produces the protein MSAILGSEFTFVQINSIGKMKSTILRFGSYGVLTITALSFLIWYLIGVVDDKWGEVIGYSSMVVSLLFVYFGIKHFRDKENKGVVSFGKALLIGMLISLMAALAFGILDLIYVKFVNPDFMTDYYTGQLEQLQIDLPADEFEIRKSELESEKAFFMNPLLHFFVMSMTVFVIGFIISLISAMILQRKEN, from the coding sequence ATGAGTGCCATTTTAGGGAGCGAGTTTACATTTGTCCAAATCAATTCCATCGGAAAAATGAAAAGTACGATTCTACGTTTTGGGAGTTACGGCGTGTTGACCATCACCGCGCTATCTTTTTTAATATGGTACCTTATCGGTGTCGTAGATGATAAATGGGGCGAGGTTATCGGGTACTCCTCGATGGTGGTGTCGCTGCTCTTTGTCTACTTTGGCATAAAACACTTTCGGGACAAGGAGAACAAAGGTGTGGTGTCATTCGGGAAAGCACTCTTGATCGGTATGCTCATCAGTTTGATGGCCGCATTGGCCTTCGGGATATTAGACCTCATCTACGTAAAGTTCGTCAATCCCGATTTTATGACGGATTATTACACCGGACAATTGGAGCAGCTACAAATCGACCTCCCGGCCGATGAATTTGAAATCCGAAAATCGGAACTGGAATCCGAAAAAGCGTTCTTCATGAATCCGTTACTGCATTTTTTTGTCATGTCGATGACCGTTTTTGTCATAGGTTTTATAATTTCATTGATCTCTGCCATGATACTTCAACGAAAAGAAAATTGA
- a CDS encoding DUF1801 domain-containing protein, whose protein sequence is MQYKANSPEDYIRQLPEERQAVISKIRQTILNAIPQGFEEQLSYGMLGYVVPHSLYPDGYHCDPKLPLPFINLASQKNFVALYHSGIYADQNLYDWFVEEYPKHCKRKLDMGKSCIRFKYMEDIPYELIKELCTKMTVSEWIDLYEKNIKR, encoded by the coding sequence ATGCAGTACAAAGCCAATTCGCCCGAAGACTACATTCGCCAGCTTCCAGAGGAAAGACAGGCGGTAATCTCGAAAATCAGACAGACTATTTTGAATGCCATCCCACAAGGCTTTGAAGAGCAGCTCAGCTACGGGATGCTGGGTTATGTGGTCCCGCACTCTCTTTATCCAGACGGCTATCATTGCGATCCCAAATTACCATTGCCTTTTATCAATTTAGCCTCCCAAAAGAACTTTGTAGCCCTCTACCATTCGGGTATCTATGCCGATCAAAACCTATACGACTGGTTTGTAGAGGAATATCCCAAACACTGCAAACGCAAATTGGACATGGGTAAAAGTTGCATTCGGTTTAAATATATGGAGGATATTCCCTACGAATTGATCAAAGAATTGTGCACCAAGATGACCGTGAGCGAGTGGATCGACCTGTATGAAAAAAATATAAAGCGGTAA
- a CDS encoding VOC family protein — protein MMKRVTGLGGFFFKTDDPDGIKKWYKDRLGLDTDQYGCTFWWKDKEGNDCSTQWSPMKSDTTYFQPSKSTFMMNFRVENLVALLEALKKEGVTVVGEIEEFEYGKFGWILDPDGNKLELWEPVDSAFL, from the coding sequence ATTATGAAACGAGTAACAGGACTAGGCGGATTTTTCTTTAAAACGGACGACCCAGACGGCATAAAGAAGTGGTACAAAGACCGTTTGGGACTCGATACCGATCAATACGGTTGCACTTTTTGGTGGAAGGACAAAGAGGGAAACGATTGTTCGACCCAGTGGAGCCCGATGAAGTCCGATACTACCTATTTTCAACCAAGTAAGTCGACCTTCATGATGAATTTTCGAGTTGAAAACCTCGTCGCCTTACTGGAAGCATTGAAAAAGGAAGGGGTTACCGTCGTAGGGGAAATCGAAGAATTCGAATACGGAAAGTTTGGCTGGATACTCGATCCCGACGGGAATAAACTAGAACTGTGGGAGCCCGTTGACTCCGCATTTTTATGA
- a CDS encoding NINE protein: protein MSEDNKDFGDKAEDSFDKAKDKANEFAGEAKEAANEFADEAKKAANEFTEGAKEAMDELGGENKKLIAGILAIVLGSLGIHKFILGYQKEGIIMLVCTVALGAITCGIGASVMGLIGLIEGIIYLTKSDAEFYNTYQVGRKPWF, encoded by the coding sequence ATGTCCGAAGACAATAAAGATTTTGGGGATAAGGCCGAGGATTCTTTCGATAAGGCCAAGGATAAGGCCAACGAATTTGCCGGCGAAGCCAAGGAGGCTGCAAACGAGTTTGCCGACGAAGCAAAAAAAGCCGCAAACGAGTTCACCGAAGGGGCTAAAGAAGCTATGGATGAGCTTGGTGGGGAAAACAAAAAATTGATCGCGGGAATCTTGGCTATCGTGTTAGGTTCTTTGGGAATCCACAAATTTATCTTGGGATATCAAAAAGAAGGCATCATCATGTTGGTATGTACGGTTGCGTTAGGAGCGATTACCTGTGGCATAGGAGCATCGGTAATGGGCCTGATCGGATTGATCGAGGGAATTATTTACCTCACCAAATCGGATGCCGAGTTTTACAACACCTACCAAGTCGGAAGAAAACCTTGGTTCTAG
- a CDS encoding ArsR/SmtB family transcription factor, whose product MGITKTEIFNTRQNELATIFKVLSNPARIAILQYISNQKACICNDIVDEIGLAQPTISQHLRELKSIDLIHGEIDGKSICYCINLDKWKEIQELLNSFFNKTKFNCC is encoded by the coding sequence ATGGGCATCACCAAAACCGAGATTTTCAATACAAGGCAAAACGAGCTCGCCACTATTTTTAAAGTGCTGTCGAACCCCGCGCGTATTGCCATACTCCAGTACATAAGCAACCAGAAGGCTTGCATCTGTAATGACATCGTCGACGAAATTGGACTTGCCCAGCCCACCATATCCCAACATCTGAGAGAGCTCAAAAGTATTGACTTGATCCATGGGGAAATTGATGGTAAAAGCATTTGCTACTGCATCAACCTGGATAAATGGAAAGAAATACAGGAACTCCTAAATTCCTTTTTTAACAAGACCAAGTTTAATTGTTGCTAA
- a CDS encoding DUF6428 family protein, with the protein MKTDELLSLLNEHPNKKLLFEYTPGNYVAPNYHITEVKNITIDSVDCGAGVDFWKETIIQLWESPDEKDTLDYMTASKALGILNKVDQIKPMERAVEVKFEYSNRHFHTAQLFVNDVMLQDDTLMLKLGVEQTDCKARETCGVPAEVNNLSDNTSCAPGSGCC; encoded by the coding sequence ATGAAAACAGACGAATTGCTATCGCTATTAAATGAACACCCGAACAAGAAATTACTTTTCGAGTACACGCCCGGCAACTATGTGGCACCCAATTACCACATCACCGAGGTAAAGAATATCACCATCGATTCGGTCGATTGCGGGGCCGGAGTCGATTTCTGGAAAGAAACAATCATTCAACTATGGGAGAGTCCGGATGAAAAAGACACCTTAGATTATATGACAGCTTCCAAAGCCTTGGGCATTCTGAACAAAGTAGACCAGATCAAACCCATGGAACGGGCGGTAGAAGTAAAATTCGAGTACAGTAACCGGCATTTTCATACCGCCCAACTTTTTGTCAACGATGTGATGCTACAGGACGATACGCTAATGCTCAAGCTCGGTGTTGAGCAAACCGACTGTAAGGCTAGGGAAACCTGTGGGGTGCCAGCAGAAGTGAACAACTTATCGGATAATACGAGCTGTGCGCCCGGTAGCGGCTGTTGTTAA
- a CDS encoding GNAT family N-acetyltransferase, whose protein sequence is MKTTYQLVVRPMHSDDWESVSRIYAEGIATGFATFETDVPSYESWDAAHMQSCRIVASENGNILGWAALSPVSNRCVYGGVAEVSVYIGEKSRGKGVGKLLMKTLIHDSESVGIWTLQSGIFPENKGSVQLHEKMGFRYIGKRERVGKLDGIWKDNLLFERRSKTIGVD, encoded by the coding sequence ATGAAAACAACGTACCAACTCGTAGTTCGGCCGATGCATTCCGATGATTGGGAATCGGTTTCCCGTATTTATGCAGAAGGCATCGCCACAGGTTTCGCTACATTTGAAACGGACGTTCCTTCGTATGAATCTTGGGACGCCGCCCATATGCAATCCTGTAGGATCGTAGCCTCCGAAAATGGGAATATTCTTGGCTGGGCGGCCCTATCCCCCGTCTCGAACAGATGTGTGTATGGGGGCGTTGCCGAAGTAAGTGTTTATATTGGGGAGAAAAGTCGCGGAAAAGGCGTTGGAAAATTACTGATGAAGACCTTGATACACGACAGTGAGTCCGTCGGCATCTGGACGCTCCAATCCGGAATCTTTCCAGAAAATAAGGGCAGCGTTCAATTGCACGAAAAAATGGGCTTTCGCTATATCGGAAAGCGCGAACGGGTCGGCAAACTGGATGGCATATGGAAGGACAACCTCCTTTTCGAAAGACGAAGTAAAACCATCGGGGTCGATTGA
- a CDS encoding arsenate reductase ArsC produces MKNILVLCTGNSCRSQMAHGYLRTLQQEKAKIYSAGIETHGLNPGAVAIMAEDGIDINGHTSNHVDEYDGIPWDYIITVCDHAKENCPFIAAPRAKRMHRNFFDPSKVVGTEVEKHAAFLKARNEIRDFCKSFIAKELD; encoded by the coding sequence ATGAAAAACATATTAGTACTCTGTACAGGCAATTCCTGTAGAAGCCAAATGGCACATGGGTATTTACGCACCCTACAGCAAGAAAAGGCCAAAATCTATAGCGCTGGAATCGAAACACACGGACTCAACCCCGGGGCGGTCGCTATCATGGCCGAAGATGGCATCGATATTAACGGTCACACCAGCAACCATGTCGATGAATATGATGGTATCCCATGGGACTATATCATTACCGTTTGCGACCATGCGAAAGAAAACTGTCCGTTTATTGCCGCGCCCCGTGCCAAACGCATGCACCGTAATTTCTTCGACCCCTCGAAGGTTGTCGGGACAGAGGTGGAGAAACACGCGGCCTTTCTGAAGGCTCGAAATGAAATCAGGGATTTTTGCAAAAGCTTTATCGCTAAGGAACTCGATTAA